A single Paratractidigestivibacter faecalis DNA region contains:
- the ffh gene encoding signal recognition particle protein, which yields MFNSLSDRLQDTFDKLRGKGRLTEDDINLAMREIRMALLEADVNFRVVKQFVGRCKEKCMASEVLDSLTPSQNVVRIVLDELTQLLGSTESKLVLAQNRTPNVIMMVGLQGSGKTTASAKLAYLLKSQGHSPLLAACDTHRPAAADQLATLGGEIGVSVFRGDGKDAVKVASGAIQEAVDHLNDIVIVDTAGRLQIDEEMMQEAVAIKQAVKPDQILMVVDAMTGQDIVNVVTEFANRVDFDGVIMSKLDGDARGGGALSVREVTGKPIKFVSMGEKPDSLEVFHPDRMAKRILGMGDVVGIIEQAQKVADEQQAADAERMLREGFTMDDMLAQMQQIRKMGGLQKIASMIPGMDRAMAQQPGANLDDSQLTRIEAIIHSMTKEERAKPKVINGQRRKRIAAGSGRSVQEVNQLIKQWGEMNKMMGKMRGMMSAGNSKKARRSMGNMMRNMGMGGRGW from the coding sequence ATGTTCAACTCGCTCTCCGACCGTCTTCAGGACACCTTCGACAAGCTGCGCGGCAAGGGACGTCTGACTGAGGACGACATCAACCTCGCCATGCGCGAGATCCGCATGGCGCTTCTCGAGGCAGACGTCAACTTCCGCGTGGTCAAGCAGTTCGTGGGACGCTGCAAGGAGAAGTGCATGGCCTCCGAGGTCCTGGACTCCCTGACGCCCTCCCAGAACGTCGTGCGCATCGTGCTCGACGAGCTCACGCAGCTTTTGGGCTCCACCGAGTCCAAGCTGGTCCTGGCCCAGAACCGCACGCCCAACGTCATCATGATGGTGGGTCTGCAGGGCTCCGGCAAGACCACCGCCTCCGCCAAGCTGGCCTACCTCCTCAAGAGCCAGGGCCACAGCCCGCTTTTGGCCGCCTGCGACACGCACCGCCCGGCCGCGGCCGACCAGCTGGCCACCCTTGGCGGCGAGATCGGCGTCTCGGTCTTTCGCGGCGACGGCAAGGACGCTGTCAAGGTGGCGTCCGGCGCCATCCAGGAGGCCGTCGACCACCTGAACGACATTGTCATCGTGGACACCGCCGGCCGCCTGCAGATCGACGAGGAGATGATGCAGGAGGCCGTCGCCATCAAGCAGGCGGTCAAGCCCGACCAGATTCTCATGGTCGTGGACGCCATGACCGGCCAGGACATCGTCAACGTGGTCACCGAGTTTGCCAACCGCGTGGACTTTGACGGCGTCATCATGTCCAAGCTGGACGGCGATGCCCGCGGCGGCGGCGCGCTCTCGGTCCGCGAGGTCACCGGCAAGCCCATCAAGTTCGTCTCCATGGGCGAGAAGCCCGACTCGCTGGAGGTCTTCCACCCCGATCGCATGGCCAAGCGCATCCTGGGCATGGGCGACGTGGTAGGCATCATCGAGCAGGCCCAGAAGGTGGCCGACGAGCAGCAGGCGGCCGACGCCGAGCGCATGCTGCGCGAGGGCTTCACGATGGACGACATGCTCGCCCAGATGCAGCAGATACGCAAGATGGGCGGCCTGCAGAAGATTGCGAGCATGATCCCGGGCATGGACCGCGCCATGGCACAGCAGCCCGGCGCCAACCTGGACGACTCCCAGCTCACGCGCATCGAGGCCATCATCCACTCCATGACCAAGGAGGAGCGCGCCAAGCCCAAGGTCATCAACGGCCAGCGCCGCAAGCGCATCGCCGCGGGCTCCGGCCGCTCGGTCCAGGAGGTCAACCAGCTCATCAAGCAGTGGGGCGAGATGAACAAGATGATGGGCAAGATGCGCGGCATGATGTCTGCCGGCAACTCCAAGAAGGCCCGCCGCAGCATGGGCAACATGATGCGCAACATGGGCATGGGCGGCCGCGGCTGGTAG
- a CDS encoding TrmH family RNA methyltransferase, translating into MARTVRLESLDDPRLDAYARLTEHQLRSRLEPERAMLVAESRNVIDVALAQGLEPLSFLVDESHLASAADLFARAPEEVPVFVLPQEQLERLCGFKVTRGLLACFRRPAERGVAEVLDGARNVVVLEDLVDVTNVGALFRSAAALGADAVLLSPRCADPLCRRAVRVSMGTVFQVPWARVEAGAWPAACADELRGRGFSLSALALTDDALPIDAPGLGARLGEKRALLFGCEGWGLTKAALAACDQALIIPMARGVDSLNVAASSAVAFWQLFRTGADRGTLLITR; encoded by the coding sequence ATGGCCCGCACCGTGCGCCTTGAGAGCCTGGACGACCCCAGGCTTGACGCCTACGCCCGCCTGACCGAGCACCAGCTGAGGAGCCGCCTGGAGCCTGAGCGGGCGATGCTCGTGGCGGAGTCCAGAAACGTCATCGACGTCGCGCTGGCCCAGGGCCTGGAGCCGCTCTCCTTCCTGGTGGACGAGAGCCACCTTGCCTCCGCGGCGGACCTCTTTGCCCGGGCGCCCGAGGAAGTGCCCGTCTTCGTGTTGCCCCAGGAGCAGCTGGAGCGTCTGTGCGGCTTCAAGGTCACGCGCGGCCTGCTGGCGTGCTTCCGCCGGCCGGCCGAGCGCGGCGTGGCCGAGGTCCTCGACGGCGCACGCAACGTGGTGGTGCTGGAGGACCTGGTGGACGTCACCAACGTGGGGGCGCTCTTCCGGTCCGCGGCGGCGCTGGGGGCAGACGCCGTGCTTCTCTCGCCGCGCTGCGCGGACCCGCTCTGCCGCCGTGCGGTGCGCGTCTCCATGGGCACGGTCTTCCAGGTGCCGTGGGCGCGCGTGGAGGCCGGCGCGTGGCCCGCGGCCTGCGCTGACGAGCTGCGGGGGCGGGGCTTCTCGCTTAGCGCCCTGGCGCTCACCGACGACGCCCTGCCCATCGACGCGCCGGGCCTTGGCGCCAGGCTTGGCGAGAAGCGCGCCCTCCTCTTTGGCTGCGAGGGCTGGGGCCTCACCAAAGCCGCGCTTGCCGCCTGCGACCAGGCCCTCATCATCCCCATGGCCCGCGGCGTGGACTCCCTGAACGTGGCCGCCAGCTCCGCCGTCGCCTTCTGGCAGCTCTTCCGGACAGGGGCGGACAGGGGGACGCTGTTAATTACCAGGTAA
- the plsX gene encoding phosphate acyltransferase PlsX: protein MTTICVDVMGADKEPEVLLEGVTRALEKDPDLCVLLAGSADVVEPYCASHERARALVTTEVIGMAEHPASAVRQKKDASIVRAAAAVRAGEADGLFSAGSTGAVLTAATFGVGRIKGVKRPALSLPFPGLGSHKTIFLDMGANADVKPEVMVQFAHMGRAFAEVALGVSDARVGLLCNGSEDTKGSEMALAYHEALANGSCGFAGNAEGTDVLGDRFDVIVCDGFTGNVCLKTIEGTGKFVLSRVKAAMKGSLGAKLGAALLAGPLKAMAGELSGAEYGGAILLGLRAPVVKGHGATSAEAVCAGTLSCAAYARANLCEKIAQACEIAG from the coding sequence ATGACCACCATCTGCGTCGACGTCATGGGTGCCGACAAGGAGCCCGAGGTCCTTCTGGAGGGCGTGACCCGCGCTCTGGAGAAGGACCCCGACCTCTGCGTGCTTCTCGCCGGCTCGGCCGACGTCGTGGAGCCCTACTGCGCCTCCCACGAGCGCGCCCGCGCCCTGGTGACCACCGAGGTCATCGGCATGGCCGAGCACCCTGCAAGCGCCGTGCGCCAGAAGAAGGACGCTTCCATCGTCCGTGCGGCGGCCGCCGTGCGCGCCGGCGAGGCGGACGGCCTCTTTTCGGCCGGCTCCACCGGCGCCGTGCTCACCGCCGCCACCTTTGGCGTTGGCCGCATCAAGGGCGTCAAGCGCCCGGCGCTCTCCCTGCCCTTCCCGGGCCTGGGCAGCCACAAGACCATCTTTTTGGACATGGGCGCAAACGCGGACGTCAAGCCCGAGGTCATGGTACAGTTCGCCCACATGGGACGCGCCTTTGCCGAGGTTGCCCTGGGCGTCTCCGACGCGCGCGTGGGGCTTCTGTGCAACGGAAGCGAGGACACCAAGGGCTCCGAGATGGCCCTTGCCTACCACGAGGCCCTGGCCAACGGCAGCTGCGGGTTTGCGGGAAACGCGGAGGGCACGGACGTCCTGGGAGACCGCTTTGACGTCATCGTCTGCGACGGCTTCACCGGCAACGTCTGCCTCAAGACCATCGAGGGCACCGGCAAGTTCGTGCTCTCGCGCGTGAAGGCCGCCATGAAGGGCTCGCTGGGCGCCAAGCTGGGCGCCGCGCTTCTCGCCGGCCCGCTCAAGGCCATGGCGGGCGAGCTCTCCGGCGCCGAGTACGGCGGCGCCATCCTGCTGGGCCTGCGCGCCCCCGTGGTCAAGGGCCATGGCGCCACCTCCGCCGAGGCCGTCTGCGCCGGAACGCTCTCCTGCGCCGCATACGCCCGCGCCAACCTCTGCGAGAAGATCGCCCAGGCCTGCGAGATCGCGGGCTAA
- the smc gene encoding chromosome segregation protein SMC codes for MYLKSLTLKGFKSFADKTQMVFDPGLTVVVGPNGSGKSNVSDSILWVLGEQSAKMLRGQAMEDVIFSGSSARGAVGVAEVTLVLDNSDHTLPIDFSEVGITRRMYRSGESEYLINGAPSRLMDVQDILHDSGLGKDTHSIISQGKLDSILSSRPEERRELIEEAADISKHRRRKQRSMRKLASMDENLARAKVLSREISRQLKPLERQVDKAKRARELNSQLSELTIQLAVDDLRQLQQSYVRLEGRGKEADAAIELAQYRFDEKSRELEKLQSLLEQKGLFVGDLGEQRRRMQDILGRMDSDMRLLEEKGKNMVSRLSEMRMQLSVMEKQRADALLEHERLAGELSDTTVREADLRTKVSDLSDAAHAASDRRRELDAQIGRLTAEERSARSESDRQTLAYAKLEDQIGNAEVEDQMFASRLAQLDEAVRTAEEALVERLQRAEELEDELAGAQELAQELAASVPARDMAVKDARREEAACRQRLSSAQATLEALRSVDADVEKASPLVAKLAKTEEAGASDCRLADLIDATPEVEGLVERLLGDDLAAFVVADAESAGRLAEAALALDGVDGRATVIARDVARAAAPEGAPGEPLVSRLRIADEARGVLTALLGDVRLVEGAAAAVAAHQQAPALTYVTEDGVVVLPDGRVHVGTVPSNEAGALERKRRIRSLASGMPELEEALDAAGEAVHAAELALAEARDAQAAAKGDVARLSGELTSVTSERGRLQAQLNSANSEKAQVTKKREASQARAAEAREHIEEHRSAARAATQRAEALGEELKQRSGEQQEAAREAGRANHELSDARLELAMAKERVANLRTRTADCMSRVSELEQKISATERASRSLDVVRLRVDPLHDRYQAIRERALDWAARLKDRASLAEADSDSLKRTIGEAKEAVNAASAELERAKTAAADVRVDKGKLEVQVEGAINAITATGAILDEALKIPAPDDREVAERQVASLRRQIEGIGPVNEVAMDEYLRLKERADYISEQVEDLEGARNSLRKINAAIDRKMRNRFLVVFDKVNQNFGEIFSLLFPGGTAHIEMTDPDNLAETGIEIVAQPRGKRISKMMLMSGGEKSLTALALLFAVYRVRTVPFYVFDEVEAALDDSNLSKLLDAIEQLKETTQLIVISHQRRTMEQADVLYGVSMQADGVSHVVSQRLDQATGKVVDA; via the coding sequence GTGTATCTCAAGTCACTCACGCTCAAGGGCTTCAAGTCCTTTGCCGACAAGACCCAGATGGTCTTTGACCCGGGCCTCACCGTGGTGGTGGGGCCCAACGGCTCGGGCAAGTCCAACGTGTCCGACTCCATCCTGTGGGTCCTGGGCGAGCAGAGCGCAAAGATGCTGCGCGGCCAGGCCATGGAGGACGTCATCTTCTCGGGCTCCTCCGCGCGCGGGGCCGTCGGCGTGGCCGAGGTGACCCTCGTGCTCGACAACTCTGACCACACGCTGCCCATCGACTTCTCCGAGGTGGGCATCACCCGCCGCATGTACCGCTCGGGAGAGTCCGAGTACCTCATCAACGGCGCCCCCAGCCGCCTCATGGACGTCCAGGACATCCTGCACGACTCCGGCCTGGGCAAGGACACCCACTCCATCATCTCCCAGGGCAAGCTGGACTCCATCCTCTCCAGCCGCCCCGAGGAGCGCCGCGAGCTCATCGAGGAGGCCGCGGACATCTCCAAGCACCGCCGCCGCAAGCAGCGCAGCATGCGCAAGCTCGCCTCCATGGACGAGAACCTCGCCCGCGCCAAGGTGCTCTCGCGCGAGATCTCCCGCCAGCTCAAGCCGCTCGAGCGCCAGGTCGACAAGGCCAAGCGCGCCCGCGAGCTCAACTCCCAGCTCTCCGAGCTCACCATCCAGCTGGCCGTGGACGACCTGCGCCAGCTCCAGCAGTCCTACGTTCGCCTGGAGGGCCGCGGCAAGGAGGCGGACGCCGCCATCGAGCTTGCCCAGTACCGCTTTGACGAGAAGAGCCGCGAGCTCGAGAAGCTCCAGTCGCTCCTCGAGCAGAAGGGCCTCTTCGTGGGAGACCTCGGCGAGCAGCGCCGCCGCATGCAGGACATCCTCGGCCGGATGGACTCCGACATGCGCCTTCTCGAGGAGAAGGGCAAGAACATGGTCTCGCGCCTCTCCGAGATGCGCATGCAGCTCTCCGTCATGGAGAAGCAGCGCGCCGACGCCCTCTTGGAGCACGAGCGCCTTGCCGGCGAGCTCTCCGACACCACCGTGCGCGAGGCCGACCTGCGCACCAAGGTCTCCGACCTCTCCGACGCGGCCCACGCCGCCTCCGACCGCCGCCGCGAGCTCGACGCCCAGATCGGCCGCCTGACCGCCGAGGAGAGAAGCGCCCGCAGTGAGTCCGACAGGCAGACCCTGGCCTACGCCAAGCTCGAGGACCAAATCGGAAACGCCGAGGTCGAGGACCAGATGTTCGCCTCTCGTCTGGCGCAGCTCGACGAGGCCGTGCGCACGGCCGAGGAGGCCCTGGTGGAGCGCCTGCAGCGCGCCGAGGAGCTCGAGGACGAGCTTGCCGGCGCCCAGGAGCTGGCCCAGGAGCTGGCCGCCTCGGTGCCCGCGCGCGACATGGCGGTGAAGGACGCCCGCCGCGAGGAGGCGGCCTGCCGCCAGCGCCTCTCCAGCGCCCAGGCCACCCTGGAGGCCCTGCGCTCCGTGGACGCGGACGTGGAGAAGGCCAGCCCCCTCGTGGCCAAGCTCGCAAAGACCGAGGAGGCCGGCGCCTCCGATTGCCGCCTGGCCGACCTCATCGACGCCACGCCGGAGGTCGAGGGCCTGGTGGAGCGCCTGCTTGGCGACGACCTCGCCGCCTTCGTGGTGGCAGACGCCGAGTCTGCCGGGCGCCTTGCCGAGGCGGCACTCGCGCTTGACGGCGTGGACGGCCGCGCCACGGTCATTGCCCGCGACGTCGCCCGCGCCGCCGCCCCCGAGGGCGCGCCCGGAGAGCCGCTCGTCTCTCGCCTGCGCATAGCCGACGAGGCCCGCGGCGTGCTCACAGCGCTTCTGGGGGACGTCCGCCTGGTCGAGGGCGCGGCTGCCGCCGTGGCCGCCCACCAGCAGGCGCCCGCCCTCACCTACGTCACCGAAGACGGCGTCGTGGTGCTGCCGGACGGTCGCGTCCACGTGGGCACCGTGCCCTCCAACGAGGCCGGCGCCCTTGAGCGCAAGCGCCGCATCCGCTCGCTTGCCTCCGGAATGCCCGAGCTCGAGGAGGCGCTGGACGCCGCTGGCGAGGCCGTCCACGCCGCGGAGCTCGCGCTTGCTGAGGCCCGCGACGCGCAGGCCGCCGCAAAGGGCGACGTCGCCCGCCTCTCCGGCGAGCTCACCTCCGTCACCTCCGAGCGCGGCCGCCTGCAGGCCCAGCTCAACTCCGCCAATTCCGAGAAGGCCCAGGTGACCAAGAAGCGCGAGGCCTCCCAGGCCCGTGCCGCGGAGGCCCGCGAGCACATCGAGGAGCACCGCAGCGCCGCCCGCGCCGCTACCCAGCGCGCCGAGGCCCTGGGCGAGGAGCTCAAGCAGCGTTCCGGCGAGCAGCAGGAGGCCGCCCGCGAGGCGGGACGTGCCAACCACGAGCTCTCCGACGCCCGCCTTGAGCTGGCCATGGCCAAGGAGCGCGTGGCCAACCTGCGCACCCGCACGGCAGACTGCATGTCTCGCGTCTCCGAGCTCGAGCAGAAGATCTCCGCCACGGAGCGCGCAAGCCGCTCGCTGGACGTGGTGCGCCTGCGCGTTGACCCGCTGCACGACCGCTACCAGGCCATCCGCGAGCGCGCCCTTGATTGGGCGGCACGCCTCAAGGACCGCGCGTCTTTGGCCGAGGCGGACTCCGACTCCCTCAAGCGCACCATCGGCGAGGCCAAGGAGGCCGTCAACGCCGCCAGCGCGGAGCTGGAGCGCGCCAAGACCGCCGCGGCGGACGTCCGCGTGGACAAGGGCAAGCTCGAGGTCCAGGTGGAGGGCGCCATCAACGCCATCACGGCCACCGGCGCCATCCTGGACGAGGCGCTTAAGATCCCGGCGCCGGATGACCGCGAGGTCGCCGAGCGCCAGGTGGCGTCTCTGCGCCGCCAGATCGAGGGCATCGGCCCCGTCAACGAGGTGGCCATGGACGAGTACCTGCGCCTCAAGGAGCGCGCGGACTACATCTCCGAGCAGGTGGAGGACCTCGAGGGTGCCCGCAACTCGCTGCGCAAGATCAACGCCGCCATCGACCGCAAGATGCGCAACCGCTTCCTCGTGGTCTTCGACAAGGTCAACCAGAACTTCGGTGAGATCTTCTCGCTGCTGTTCCCCGGCGGAACTGCCCACATCGAGATGACCGACCCCGACAACCTGGCCGAGACCGGCATCGAGATCGTGGCCCAGCCGCGTGGCAAGCGCATCTCCAAGATGATGCTCATGAGCGGCGGCGAGAAGAGCCTCACGGCCCTGGCGCTGCTGTTTGCCGTCTACCGCGTGCGCACGGTGCCGTTCTACGTCTTCGACGAGGTTGAGGCGGCGCTCGACGACTCCAACCTCTCCAAGCTGCTCGACGCCATCGAGCAGCTCAAGGAGACCACCCAGCTCATCGTGATCTCGCACCAGAGGCGCACGATGGAGCAGGCAGACGTCCTCTACGGCGTCTCCATGCAGGCGGACGGCGTGAGCCACGTCGTCTCGCAGAGACTTGACCAGGCAACCGGAAAGGTGGTTGATGCCTGA
- the rnc gene encoding ribonuclease III: MKMHKRIAEAERIVDHVFADKNLIASALTHPSAVEGRPVSASYERLEFLGDSILGAMVATDLFERFPGMDEGQLTQLKISLVSGQMLSPVAEQLGLAPLILMGESERGTGARGMHSALENVYESIVGALYLDAGFDVTHDFVLRTLEPHMSPELARKPISPKSRIQEVVQRDMHCAPEYKLLGEEGPAHDPTFTSVVMVDGRRVGKGQGSSKKSSESAAAADALVRMGYNAPEDFEGEGITN; the protein is encoded by the coding sequence TTGAAGATGCACAAGAGAATCGCCGAGGCCGAGCGCATCGTCGACCACGTCTTTGCCGACAAGAACCTCATAGCCTCCGCCCTCACGCACCCCTCCGCCGTGGAGGGAAGGCCCGTCTCGGCCTCCTACGAGCGCCTCGAGTTCCTGGGAGACTCCATCCTGGGGGCCATGGTGGCCACCGACCTCTTCGAGCGCTTCCCGGGCATGGACGAGGGCCAGCTCACGCAGCTCAAGATCTCGCTCGTCTCGGGCCAGATGCTCTCGCCGGTGGCAGAGCAGCTGGGCCTGGCCCCGCTCATCCTCATGGGCGAGTCCGAGCGCGGCACCGGGGCGCGCGGCATGCACTCCGCGCTCGAGAACGTCTACGAGTCCATCGTGGGCGCCCTCTACCTGGACGCGGGCTTTGACGTGACGCACGACTTCGTCCTGCGCACCCTGGAGCCCCACATGTCCCCGGAGCTCGCCCGCAAGCCCATAAGCCCCAAGTCCCGCATCCAGGAGGTCGTCCAGCGAGACATGCACTGCGCCCCGGAGTACAAGCTCCTGGGTGAGGAGGGTCCGGCGCACGACCCCACCTTCACCTCTGTGGTCATGGTGGATGGACGCCGCGTGGGCAAGGGCCAGGGCTCCTCCAAGAAGTCCTCTGAGAGCGCGGCGGCGGCTGACGCCCTCGTGCGCATGGGCTACAACGCCCCGGAGGACTTCGAGGGCGAGGGCATCACCAACTAG
- a CDS encoding acyl carrier protein produces MDRDAILQKVIEVVNDTLDIADGTELTEQTSFKDLGADSFDLLELVTALEDELDMQFDDDAVQSIATIGQAVDAIAAEL; encoded by the coding sequence ATGGACCGTGACGCCATTCTTCAGAAGGTCATCGAGGTCGTCAATGACACGCTGGACATCGCCGATGGCACCGAGCTCACCGAGCAGACCAGCTTCAAGGACCTCGGCGCCGACTCCTTTGACCTCCTGGAGCTTGTGACCGCCCTCGAGGATGAGCTCGACATGCAGTTTGACGACGACGCCGTCCAGTCCATCGCCACCATCGGCCAGGCCGTCGACGCCATCGCCGCCGAGCTCTAG
- the ftsY gene encoding signal recognition particle-docking protein FtsY: MGFLDSLKHGLERSREAISEVFYMGGEVDESFWEDLEDTLVMGDMGAELALRVSDDLRELAAKKGLTRANQLKGALADRLAAEFPTPERDPFDDVPSCVLFVGINGAGKTTTCGKLAGCAAGEGRRVLLGGADTFRAAAIEQLEVWGERAGVDVITRERGCDPASVCYDVIEEAERRDSDLVLIDTAGRLHTSADLMQELAKVVNVTRKRAKMPVSVVLVIDATTGQNGLNQAKEFNDALDLDGLIITKLDGTAKGGIALAVSSQLGLPIYRIGVGESIDDLQSFDAHDFCAALVGEGM; the protein is encoded by the coding sequence ATGGGCTTTCTTGACAGCCTGAAGCACGGCCTCGAGCGGTCCCGCGAGGCCATCTCCGAGGTCTTCTACATGGGCGGCGAGGTGGACGAGTCCTTCTGGGAGGACCTCGAGGACACCCTCGTCATGGGCGACATGGGCGCCGAGCTTGCCCTGCGCGTCTCAGACGACCTGAGGGAGCTTGCCGCGAAGAAGGGTCTCACCCGTGCGAACCAGCTCAAGGGCGCCCTGGCCGACCGCCTGGCCGCCGAGTTTCCCACGCCCGAGCGCGACCCCTTTGACGACGTGCCGTCCTGCGTGCTCTTTGTGGGCATCAACGGCGCCGGCAAGACCACTACCTGCGGAAAGCTCGCCGGTTGCGCGGCGGGGGAGGGCAGGCGCGTCCTTCTGGGCGGCGCCGACACCTTCCGTGCCGCGGCTATCGAGCAGCTCGAGGTCTGGGGCGAGCGCGCTGGCGTGGACGTCATCACGCGCGAGCGCGGCTGCGATCCGGCGAGCGTCTGCTACGACGTCATCGAGGAGGCCGAGCGCCGGGACTCCGACCTCGTGCTCATCGACACGGCCGGCCGCCTGCACACCTCCGCGGACCTCATGCAGGAGCTCGCCAAGGTGGTCAACGTCACCCGCAAGCGTGCCAAGATGCCCGTGAGCGTGGTCCTCGTCATCGACGCCACCACCGGCCAGAACGGTCTCAATCAGGCCAAGGAGTTCAACGACGCCCTTGACCTCGACGGCCTCATCATCACCAAGCTCGACGGCACCGCAAAGGGTGGCATTGCCCTTGCCGTCTCAAGCCAGCTGGGCCTGCCCATCTACCGCATCGGCGTGGGCGAGTCCATCGACGACCTGCAGTCCTTCGACGCGCACGACTTCTGTGCCGCGCTCGTTGGTGAAGGGATGTAA
- a CDS encoding L,D-transpeptidase family protein produces MPAHMSPQKNAKAKAPRGGSRRLWVVPVAIVGVTAAVYLGGVAVFSNVFMPQTRLNGQDVSLMPSADAAALAEGPLSSYSFRVTGDGLDLTVTADEAGLTRDGQAMAAKALAAQGAWTWPLALAGSRDLEVECPVTADESKLEELIASAAQAAAETDPGEKDIAFDAASGTYVLSDAALAAHVDARAAAAHVAEALGDMPQTVTLGDESLSGGSELHDALTRLNAYVGATQALTLGGNQAATVDAARIAGWLSQGDDGSVTLDTQAIADWCHGELSDQLDSVGTERTYTRPDGKVVTVSGGIYGWCIDGDALAEQIAAALEAGAAGSIEIPCTSSAATVNPHGQDWGARYIDVDRTEQHARFYGDDGSIIWESDVVTGQPNKGHDTPAGVWSITSREHGDINLRGPVGDDGEPEWDSHVQYWMGVVGSAVGFHNAPWRSQFGGNIYTWYGSHGCINLSMEKADELYNVIQVGDVCIVHD; encoded by the coding sequence ATGCCAGCGCACATGTCACCGCAGAAGAACGCCAAGGCAAAGGCGCCCCGGGGCGGCAGCCGCCGCCTCTGGGTAGTGCCCGTCGCCATCGTTGGCGTGACCGCCGCCGTCTACCTGGGCGGCGTTGCCGTCTTCAGCAACGTCTTCATGCCCCAGACCCGCCTGAACGGCCAGGACGTCTCGCTCATGCCGTCCGCAGACGCCGCCGCGCTGGCCGAGGGCCCGCTCTCCTCCTACTCCTTCCGCGTGACCGGCGACGGCCTTGACCTCACGGTCACCGCCGACGAGGCCGGCCTCACCCGCGACGGCCAGGCCATGGCGGCCAAGGCCCTCGCGGCCCAGGGTGCCTGGACGTGGCCGCTTGCCCTTGCGGGCTCGCGCGACCTCGAGGTGGAGTGTCCCGTCACCGCCGACGAGTCCAAGCTGGAGGAGCTTATCGCCAGCGCGGCCCAGGCGGCCGCCGAGACAGACCCTGGCGAGAAGGACATTGCCTTTGACGCGGCCAGCGGCACCTACGTGCTCTCAGACGCTGCCCTGGCGGCCCACGTTGACGCCAGGGCAGCGGCCGCCCACGTGGCCGAGGCCCTGGGCGACATGCCCCAGACCGTCACCCTCGGCGACGAGAGCCTCTCCGGCGGCTCCGAGCTCCATGACGCCCTGACCAGGCTCAACGCCTACGTAGGCGCCACCCAGGCCCTCACGCTCGGCGGCAACCAGGCCGCCACGGTGGACGCCGCGCGCATCGCCGGCTGGCTCAGCCAGGGCGACGACGGCTCCGTCACCCTGGACACGCAGGCCATCGCCGACTGGTGCCACGGCGAGCTCTCCGACCAGCTGGACTCCGTGGGCACCGAGCGCACCTACACCCGCCCGGACGGCAAGGTGGTCACCGTCTCCGGCGGCATCTACGGCTGGTGCATCGACGGCGACGCCCTTGCCGAGCAGATCGCGGCCGCGCTTGAGGCGGGAGCCGCGGGAAGCATCGAGATTCCCTGCACCTCCAGCGCCGCGACCGTCAACCCGCACGGCCAGGACTGGGGCGCCCGCTACATAGACGTCGACCGCACCGAGCAGCACGCCCGCTTCTACGGCGACGACGGCTCCATCATCTGGGAGTCCGACGTGGTCACCGGCCAGCCCAACAAGGGCCACGACACGCCCGCCGGCGTCTGGTCCATCACCAGCCGCGAGCACGGCGACATCAACCTGCGCGGCCCTGTGGGCGACGACGGCGAGCCCGAGTGGGACAGCCACGTGCAGTACTGGATGGGCGTCGTCGGCAGCGCCGTGGGCTTCCACAACGCGCCCTGGCGCTCGCAGTTCGGCGGCAACATCTACACCTGGTACGGAAGCCACGGCTGCATCAACCTCAGCATGGAGAAGGCCGACGAGCTCTACAACGTCATCCAGGTCGGCGACGTCTGCATCGTCCACGACTAG